In the Caenorhabditis elegans chromosome X genome, one interval contains:
- the nssp-91 gene encoding Neuropeptide-Like Protein (Confirmed by transcript evidence) produces MLRQLFIAFFCFICLTAAAAAQRFLYNPKFQPSFNDGNSLEGFGEYADYLPSKRAFSFQAARGKKSMMGEKRYSYFPSRG; encoded by the exons ATGTTACGCCAACTTTTCATCGCATTTTTCTGCTTTATCTGCCTTACGGCAGCAGCAGCCGCACAACGGTTTCTGTACAATCCGAAg ttccagCCATCCTTCAATGATGGAAACTCGCTAGAGGGATTCGGAGAGTACGCCGATTACCTACCATCAAAGAGGGCATTTTCGTTCCAAGCAGCACGTGGCAAGAAGAGTATGATGGGAGAGAAAAG ATATTCGTACTTCCCATCTCGCGGCTAA